The DNA sequence ccttcatcagtgaccaCGACACTTATGTTTGACAGGTATTTCTTAGTCTAGCACAGACAAAGTGGTGTTaaaaactgctgtgtctgatccacttgtgtcAGCACAACATAACACTACAATGTCTGTGCAATAGCAGCGCTGTAATGTTCCACCACCCAGATAATGGGTAGTGGGCAGACAACTGAACAAGGGTAAATTAGgcctaacaaagtatgcagagcaaacgCATGATTTACAGAAATACCAAGTGCATGCTCAGCTGAGCAGAAATAGGAGAAAAGCCATCATACTTGGACTTCTTGCTGAAGTATGATCAGTGATTCATTAGAATTTTTTTGTCAAAGTGGTCATCCATTGTGATCAAaccaaaatgtataaatatgatAAAGAGAAATTTGAAAGATGAACCACGTGCATTTTCGTTTAGCTGTTAAACCACAATTACATTACGTTAACTCCTACTTGTGTGGGGGTGAGCTTATTGAAAAACGTTGGCTTGTCATCATTTTACATTCTTGCAATTTGTTTGAGCAAGTGCTGCTCTCTGCTGGCTGTCTAAAGAAATAGTCATGAATTGTATCCCCGTGAACCTTACTGTTTAATCATAAATGAGAAGAAACCAACATCCATgactacaaaaaaaatgttcGACTTTTATCTGTAAAATTTATGAACAAATTTTAAAGTCATAGTTACacagcagtttttaaaaaaatactaagtAGGTACTTGTTTACGTCATTAAACATTCCGGCCTAAAACATACTAAATATTTGGTTAACAACCGTCACTAGAAATGAATTTTGAAGCCCCGTGAGAAGTCAAAAATATAAACTAGGTGCTTtatggtaataataataaaaaaagaagtatacaaaaacatataatcaatgaaatacacattttatgacACAGTCTTCCAGTACTAACAGGGATAGGTTATGCATAACGTCTTCTGCATTCTTAATTTCTACAGGAGATACAGCAACTTTTAAAGACAGGCAGTACCAATATTCTTTGTTGATATCATTCTCAACTCCCTGGAGAATAAAATAACTTGGATGATCTTGATAAGAGGATTTGTGGAATGTTTTGTCTTAAGGGAGAGCAAGCAGAAGAGAAGATGTACAGTAAATAGAGCACATATAGTAGTATTCCTTACACACAAACCCAGAGTAGTGCACAGAGGTTGCTAAGGCACATGTGGTTGAATTTGTGGAAGCGGCAGATCTGCTCAGAGTGATGTCTCCTTTGGCTCTGGCCCCTGTGGCAGTGGCTTGAAAGAGAGAATCTCACTAAATGTGTGTTCTGAAAGAAAAAGAGTGGGAGGGAAATGTACATAAACACAGGAGGGGAGAGAAGGGGATTAGAATATAATCACTTTGTACATGTGGCCTGAGTAAATTCAGTGCCCTCAACTTCAACCTGATTCTCATACAACCAGAGACCACCATAAATAACTCAGTCCAAAAGCAATAAAGTTATTGGGAGGAGATTGGATATAAAAACCAACCAATTGTATGAAGAAGGTGAAGTCAAAAGTGATGAAAGgcattgggggggggggggggggggggggggtcagaaAAATAAGCGGAATTCTAAAGTTATTAACAGGAATAAACTGTTGGCAATTGGGCAAGATCTGGTGAATGAGATATAACATGGAACTTCTGAAAAAAACCTGGACAATAGCTAGCAAATATCTTAAAAACTCTCTCAAAAAAGAATGAACGTTAGTTTGGAGAAACTCTAATAATGAAAATTATGTCTTTAATCccagacaataataataaataaataaaaatctatgCACAGGTTTGgacataaataaattataaagcaACAAATCAAAAGCCAGAGTTACTTAAGTGTTTTCTGAATTTTGTGAAACAAACTTACCAAAATTTAGCAAATTAACAAATGAATGTatgttaaagttttaaaaaaccTTTTGTTTGTCTGTAATAATCTAggtcagtgtttttttaaaccagtTCCCGTGGAACCACTGCCCAGCATAGTTTTAATTATCCACTGCCCCAGCTTATGTGATGCAGCTCATGATGAGCTGGATAATCAGTTTATGAGCTGGGTCAGGTGTTTTAAGTAATAGTTACACGGAGCAAATGAGTCCGGTTAAGTAACACAAATCTAAGCCCCAAGTTTGACAGGTATAAACTTGGTATACTtgttgttagctacattagcattatttttttttctacaaccCTTTTTCATACTTTTCCACTGGTCCAGAGGCTGCTCAGCATTGTCTAGTGAGTGGTCATAGGGGGCACCTTCAGTCTCCTCCTCTGGCTCACGGTACTCGCTAAAATATTCCAGGGCCATGCCTTCAGCTGCTGTCACCCTGCTTTCTGGGTCCAGCAGCAGCATGGATTCAAGCACAGCAATCCCTGCAGTCATCACAGAACATACACTAGAGTCTGGCTCATGCAAAacattacagaaaataaatgtcaGCATTCCTATACTTTCCTATGCTTTTACCTTGGGGATTGGTGTTTGGTATCAAAGTTTCAAGAGCTTTCTTTTTCAGTTTGGGCATCCGAAGAATGTAATTCTTAGCCTGGTAAAATTGGAGTAAGTTTAAGAAAATGGTGTAAAAAGGTAAActgttacaaataaaaaaacatgaattgaGGGCTTGGTTGTACATTTGGTAATACATGTTTCACCCATGTCAAATTCTTTATgagattaaattaaatataatttaaggaGAATTTTTATAAAGAAGCAATGGAAGTAAAGTGGTTCTTCTAGGTAATTTATACAGAGAACATCTTTAAGTACTTGTTAAATTAAGCTCGTGTTAGGTTTTCATGCATGGGGCTAGTGATTGGAGCAAAAGGTGTCTCACATCCTGAGATTGCAGTTTGGAGATGAAGTCTTGGGTTGGTGTtcctgtgatcttcaaaatttCGGTCAGCTGATCCAAGTCTGAGGCAACCAGGTCAAGGgtcaaaagatataacaaataTGTGATCCAGCATCATTTGTCTGTTGAAAATCACTGAGCACTACACAAAATAATGAGCCTTAATCACCATAAAACTGAGCAAGATATTTTAAATGGTAGGATACGGTCATTTCCTTTGAACAGTGGTTTCCCTATCAGCATTTCTGCCATGATACATCCAACAGACCAGATGTCAACTGAGgggggaaaa is a window from the Hoplias malabaricus isolate fHopMal1 chromosome 11, fHopMal1.hap1, whole genome shotgun sequence genome containing:
- the mapk12a gene encoding mitogen-activated protein kinase 12 isoform X2, whose translation is MKHDNVIGLLDVFTADLSLDRFQDFYLVMPFMGTDLGKLMKMEKLSEDRIKYLVYQILKGLKYIHAAGIIHRDLKPGNLAVNEECELKILDFGLARQADSEMTGYVVTRWYRAPEVILSWMHYTQTVDIWSVGCIMAEMLIGKPLFKGNDHLDQLTEILKITGTPTQDFISKLQSQDAKNYILRMPKLKKKALETLIPNTNPQGIAVLESMLLLDPESRVTAAEGMALEYFSEYREPEEETEGAPYDHSLDNAEQPLDQWKKHTFSEILSFKPLPQGPEPKETSL